Proteins encoded together in one Cydia pomonella isolate Wapato2018A chromosome 10, ilCydPomo1, whole genome shotgun sequence window:
- the LOC133522200 gene encoding transmembrane protein 186, whose amino-acid sequence MRIGTCFVNNIFSYNSTWTAIRNPIRNTWLIRFCSTKVNHDHDRTGKFETVFSFPFARHIATLNRMKLYHIIGTSLAIPGCGLLETLSVFPEYSFLAASYIGVTGAILFSLASLPFNNAIGFLYISEDNKLIKISSVDFWGRRKDRIVSADEWMPLLDMKPKTMDAFYLSPQLIDGTKYKLFIKFGKVLNSTKMGQVME is encoded by the exons ATGCGTATTGGTacttgttttgtaaataatattttttcttataactCCACATGGACCGCGATCCGTAATCCTATTCGTAATACGTGGCTAATTAGGTTTTGTTCCACTAAAGTCAACCACGATCACGACCGCACAGGAAAATTTGAAACCGTATTTTCATTTCCATTTGCTCGGCATATAGCTACATTAAATAGAATGAAACTGTATCATATAATTGGCACATCTTTAGCCATACCAGGCTGTGGCTTATTGGAGACACTTAGTGTTTTTCCTGAATATTCTTTCCTTGCAGCTTCATACATAG GTGTTACTGGCGCAATCCTgttttctttggcaagtttACCGTTCAATAATGCAATTGGATTTCTGTACATCAGTGAAGATAATAAACTGATTAAAATATCATCAGTGGATTTCTGGGGCCGAAGAAAAGATCGAATAGTATCTGCAGATGAATGGATGCCACTTCTTGACATGAAACCAAAAACAATGGATGCATTTTATCTTTCTCCTCAACTTATTGATGGTACTAAGTATAAGCTGTTTATAAAATTTGGAAAAGTCCTTAATTCTACAAAAATGGGACAGGTTATGGAATAA
- the LOC133522201 gene encoding transducin beta-like protein 3, translated as MSLLLKEVYEKNAEYTAFYTGGDISWTIDGSHLLCLCSDAIQVIDVNTCSQVLFIGESNEDTEGDPIYTFKLSHNNEVVVTAHKSGLMKLWDRHTGKQIKMWRAGHKGPVARLAFDSTDSSIASGGSDGNIRVWDLEHHTCTSSLRGAMGVFSVLEYHPDTSKQLIIGAADDTKIRSWNSKTGKEHAVYTGHFSKITSLQFTPDGQHMISAGRDRVLILWNLDESKALRTVPVYESIEAMLLLPPSFKVPNFKKKLETEGIFIACAGEKGIVKVWNVQTSRIMYEQTNSLVSPAQEEGGLAITHLLLNQARNMLSVVTVDHNIIIHELETFDCVKQLVGFTDEILDVILIGKNEGHLVVATNSPDLKYYDLDSMNCQIVKGHIDIVLALAKFPTKPQMFVSSGKDNAVRIWLQNDDNEIICLGVGARHTASVGSVFTSQISNDFFTSVGQDNCLKVWTVPKDIESAGHKLKSIHTELAHQMDINCVTVSPNDKMIVTGSQDKSAKLWTNDLSLLGVLKGHRRGVWCTRFSPVDQVVLTSSADATLKLWSIADLSCLKTFEGHESSVLKIEFLSKGQQIISSGADGLLKLWNIKSSECKMSSDIHDGKIWAMALSKDESTIVTGGSDSKLIKFQDVTLERREKMAKEREEMILQEQELANLLHDKKLIKALKLALRMERPFQVLKIVNEVLKTGNDKLYETLKEINHTQKETLMRFASEWNTNNKNCHAAQLVFNILAPEIISGNLKMPALASFIEGALPYSERHFERLTNLLQDLNFITYTVNCMQPHAIKDN; from the exons ATGTCGCTTTTACTGAAAGAAGT GTATGAGAAAAATGCAGAATATACAGCTTTTTACACTGGAGGAGACATTTCTTGGACCATTGATGGGTCGCATCTACTCTGTTTATGCAGCGACGCGATTCAAGTGATTGATGTCAATACATGTTCTCAAGTCTTGTTCATTGGAGAGTCAAATGAGGATACAGAAGGTGACCCCATATACACATTTAAGCTATCACATAACAATGAAGTGGTTGTTACTGCACATAAAAGTGGATTGATGAAGCTATGGGATAGGCACACTGGTAAACAAATAAAGATGTGGAGAGCAGGGCATAAAGGTCCTGTTGCCAGGCTTGCCTTTGATTCCACTGATTCCAGCATTGCCTCAGGTGGCTCTGATGGCAACATTAGAGTATGGGACCTAGAGCACCATACATGTACAAGCAGCCTCAGAGGAGCCATGGGTGTCTTTAGTGTTCTGGAATATCATCCGGACACATCCAAACAACTTATAATTGGCGCAGCTGATGACACTAAGATCAGATCCTGGAACTCTAAGACAGGTAAGGAACATGCTGTTTATACCGGACATTTTAGTAAGATCACTTCTCTACAATTCACACCAGACGGTCAGCATATGATCAGTGCTGGTAGAGACAGGGTTTTAATTCTCTGGAACTTAGATGAGAGTAAGGCATTGAGGACTGTGCCAGTTTATGAGAGTATTGAAGCCATGCTGCTGCTACCTCCTTCATTTAAGGTGCCAAATTTTAAGAAGAAACTGGAAACTGAAGGCATATTTATTGCTTGTGCGGGTGAAAAAGGCATTGTAAAAGTTTGGAATGTGCAAACAAGCCGCATCATGTATGAACAAACCAACAGCCTAGTGTCACCTGCACAGGAGGAGGGTGGCTTGGCCATTACTCATCTGTTGTTAAATCAGGCAAGAAACATGTTATCGGTGGTGACAGTGGACCATAATATCATTATTCATGAACTGGAAACATTTGATTGCGTAAAGCAGTTGGTTGGATTTACTGATGAAATCTTGGATGTGATATTGATTGGGAAAAATGAGGGACACCTAGTTGTTGCTACAAATAGTCCTGATctaaaatattatgatttagATTCAATGAACTGCCAAATTGTAAAAGGGCATATAGACATAGTTTTAGCTTTAGCCAAATTCCCAACCAAACCTCAAATGTTTGTGTCATCAGGGAAAGACAATGCTGTTAGGATTTGGCTCCAGAATGATGACAATGAAATCATATGTCTAGGAGTTGGAGCAAGGCACACAGCATCTGTAGGATCTGTGTTCACATCTCAAATTTCAAATGATTTTTTCACCTCAGTTGGTCAAGATAATTGCTTAAAGGTTTGGACAGTGCCTAAAGACATAGAGTCCGCAGGTCATAAACTTAAGTCAATCCACACTGAGCTGGCTCATCAAATGGATATCAACTGTGTCACAGTTTCACCAAATGATAAAATGATTGTCACAGGTTCACAGGACAAATCTGCCAAACTTTGGACCAATGATTTGAGTCTATTGGGAGTGTTGAAGGGTCACAGGAGAGGAGTGTGGTGCACCAGATTCTCTCCTGTGGACCAGGTAGTGCTCACATCATCTGCTGATGCTACTTTAAAACTGTGGTCTATAGCAGATTTGAGTTGCTTAAAAACATTTGAAGGCCATGAAAGCTCTGTGCTTAAAATAGAGTTTTTGTCTAAAGGTCAGCAGATAATATCTAGTGGAGCAGATGGTCTCTTGAAATTGTGGAATATTAAATCTTCAGAATGTAAGATGTCCTCTGATATACATGATGGCAAAATTTGGGCCATGGCTCTTAGTAAGGATGAGTCAACAATAGTAACTGGTGGCTCAGattctaaattaattaaattccaAGATGTTACTTTAGAAAGAAGAGAAAAAATGGCTAAGGAGAGAGAAGAAATGATTTTGCAAGAACAGGAGTTGGCAAATCTACTCCATGACAAAAAGCTCATAAAGGCTTTAAAATTGGCTTTAAGAATGGAAAGACCTTTCCAAGTCTTAAAAATTGTAAATGAGGTTTTGAAGACCGGAAATGACAAACTTTATGAGACACTGAAAGAAATCAACCACACCCAGAAAGAGACTTTGATGAGATTTGCATCTGAGTGGAACACTAACAACAAGAACTGCCATGCAGCCCAGTTGGTCTTTAATATTTTAGCCCCAGAGATAATATCGGGAAATTTAAAGATGCCTGCCTTAGCTAGTTTTATTGAAGGAGCACTACCATACAGCGAAAGACATTTTGAACGATTAACAAATTTATTACAAGACCTCAACTTTATTACATATACTGTCAATTGTATGCAACCACACGCTAttaaagataattaa